One window from the genome of Halostella litorea encodes:
- a CDS encoding DUF7314 family protein, whose protein sequence is MADEFAKGLGILTGAGLMWMVFAGWFNTPSFEEQQLSGPDPANPDMYTTIALELKDALFWFAILGALTFWVIIPVGRELYAAYGAE, encoded by the coding sequence ATGGCTGACGAATTCGCGAAAGGCCTCGGGATCCTCACCGGCGCGGGCCTGATGTGGATGGTGTTCGCTGGGTGGTTCAACACGCCCTCGTTCGAGGAGCAACAGCTCTCCGGGCCGGACCCGGCGAACCCGGACATGTACACCACTATCGCGCTCGAACTGAAGGATGCGCTGTTCTGGTTCGCCATCCTGGGCGCGCTGACGTTCTGGGTCATCATCCCGGTCGGCCGCGAACTGTACGCCGCCTACGGGGCGGAGTGA
- a CDS encoding DUF7313 family protein gives MDPSSMFGPIDALGRSQVEFLLLGLVLVTFVTRLLAHRSHVSQARDGGAEAMSRYLPHEVASAVLILTSFYYTTIAHHAGIVLSMLVLGTFLTDFFEFESRKVEARKDEPLDRPKAAVIGSLIVFSYAAYQTLFFVIAPIWNGVV, from the coding sequence ATGGATCCGTCATCGATGTTCGGCCCCATCGACGCTCTCGGCCGGTCGCAGGTGGAGTTTCTCCTCCTCGGCCTGGTGCTCGTGACGTTCGTCACGCGCCTGCTCGCCCACCGCTCGCACGTCTCGCAGGCGCGCGACGGCGGCGCGGAGGCGATGTCCCGCTACCTGCCACACGAGGTCGCTTCCGCCGTGTTGATCCTCACCTCGTTTTACTACACCACGATCGCACACCACGCAGGCATCGTGCTGTCGATGCTCGTGCTCGGGACCTTCCTCACGGACTTCTTCGAGTTCGAGTCCCGGAAGGTCGAGGCCCGGAAGGACGAACCGCTCGACCGCCCGAAGGCCGCGGTCATCGGCTCGCTGATCGTGTTCTCCTACGCGGCCTACCAGACGCTGTTTTTCGTCATCGCGCCCATCTGGAACGGCGTGGTGTAA
- a CDS encoding NAD(+)/NADH kinase, which translates to MAGDVTVAVESDDAAPLVEAVERAATGAAVRPTGGTADADLVVADGRAGLVESVRTTTDALVLPVDAGAGVRSVPRDAVGRAVADVAAGAADRVERPVLSVRVDDADPVPALFDVTLVTAEPARISEYAVHGGGRRIDGVRADGVVVATPAGSRGYAAAAGGPTVDPACAAVSVTPIAPFVTDAEGWVLPDASLALSVERDEGDVSLLVDGRDEGNLSVDATTRVSRAGVVEVAVVEASADFYSA; encoded by the coding sequence ATGGCCGGTGACGTGACCGTCGCCGTCGAGAGCGACGACGCCGCGCCGCTCGTCGAGGCGGTCGAACGCGCCGCGACCGGCGCGGCCGTCCGACCCACCGGCGGGACCGCGGACGCGGACCTCGTCGTCGCCGACGGGCGGGCGGGACTGGTCGAGTCCGTCCGAACGACCACCGACGCGCTCGTCCTCCCAGTCGACGCCGGGGCCGGCGTCCGGTCGGTCCCCCGGGACGCGGTCGGGCGGGCAGTCGCCGACGTCGCGGCCGGCGCGGCCGACCGCGTCGAGCGCCCGGTGCTGTCGGTGCGGGTCGACGACGCCGACCCGGTCCCCGCCCTCTTCGACGTGACGCTCGTCACCGCCGAACCGGCGCGCATCTCCGAGTACGCCGTCCACGGCGGCGGCCGGCGGATCGACGGGGTCCGCGCCGACGGCGTCGTCGTGGCGACGCCGGCCGGGAGCCGGGGGTACGCCGCGGCCGCCGGCGGCCCGACCGTCGACCCCGCCTGTGCCGCCGTGTCGGTCACCCCAATCGCCCCCTTCGTCACCGACGCCGAGGGGTGGGTCCTGCCGGACGCGTCGCTGGCGCTGTCGGTCGAACGGGACGAGGGCGACGTCTCGCTGCTCGTCGACGGGCGGGACGAGGGGAACCTCTCCGTCGACGCCACGACGCGCGTCTCGCGGGCCGGGGTCGTCGAGGTGGCCGTCGTCGAGGCGAGCGCGGACTTCTACTCGGCGTAA